A genomic window from Ignavibacteria bacterium includes:
- a CDS encoding phosphoribosylanthranilate isomerase encodes MSPANYPVVKICCISSIEEAALAIKYGANALGLVGNMPSGPGVISDELIAEISAYAPENIETFLLTSETTADQIISHHNKVNTSTIQIVDRIETMVYRSLRKELPGIKLVQVIHVIDEDSAAEAAEYAQFADALLLDSGNPSLAVKQLGGTGRTHNWELSLKIRELAEIPVYLAGGINPANVNDAFNFVKPFGIDLCSGVRTAGRLDEAKLRDFFNEIRKFKSA; translated from the coding sequence TTGAGCCCCGCCAATTATCCTGTTGTAAAAATATGCTGCATAAGCAGTATAGAAGAAGCAGCTCTTGCCATTAAGTACGGAGCAAACGCATTGGGGCTTGTTGGAAATATGCCCAGCGGTCCCGGTGTTATTAGTGATGAACTGATCGCTGAAATTTCCGCTTACGCACCTGAGAACATAGAAACTTTTCTGCTGACTAGTGAAACAACAGCGGATCAAATTATCAGCCATCATAATAAAGTAAATACTTCAACTATACAGATAGTTGACAGAATCGAAACCATGGTTTACAGATCCCTTAGGAAAGAGCTTCCCGGTATTAAGCTTGTACAGGTTATTCATGTTATAGATGAAGATTCAGCGGCAGAAGCTGCGGAGTATGCACAATTTGCAGATGCACTGCTGCTTGATTCCGGGAACCCCTCGCTTGCGGTAAAGCAGCTTGGCGGAACCGGCAGAACTCATAACTGGGAGCTTAGCCTGAAAATTCGTGAGCTGGCTGAAATTCCGGTTTACCTGGCCGGTGGAATAAATCCGGCAAATGTAAATGATGCCTTTAATTTTGTAAAGCCATTCGGCATTGATCTTTGCAGCGGCGTTAGAACAGCAGGACGGCTGGATGAAGCAAAGCTTCGGGATTTTTTCAATGAAATTAGAAAATTTAAATCAGCTTAA
- a CDS encoding L,D-transpeptidase family protein: protein MLLLAGAVSYFLFLPGDTGIVKTPLPQGSVSDSIVVFKADRKMLLYFKSKILKTYSISLGDNPVGHKEKEGDEKTPEGLYSISGRNPNSKYHLSLRISYPNEQDKLNSQMNGYSPGGDIMIHGLPNNTGFLENYYVNNDWTDGCIAVTNEEIREIWSAVSDGTPIFINK from the coding sequence GTGCTGCTACTTGCAGGGGCAGTGTCTTACTTTTTATTTCTTCCCGGTGATACGGGGATTGTCAAAACACCTCTGCCGCAGGGATCAGTATCGGATTCTATTGTTGTATTCAAAGCTGATAGAAAAATGCTGCTATATTTTAAGAGTAAAATCCTTAAAACTTACAGCATATCATTAGGTGATAACCCTGTGGGACATAAAGAAAAAGAGGGGGATGAAAAAACTCCGGAAGGCCTTTACAGCATAAGCGGAAGGAACCCAAACAGCAAGTATCATTTATCTCTCAGGATATCATATCCCAATGAACAGGATAAGCTTAATTCCCAAATGAACGGTTACTCTCCAGGCGGAGATATTATGATTCATGGTTTGCCTAACAATACAGGGTTTCTTGAGAATTATTATGTTAATAATGACTGGACTGATGGCTGCATTGCTGTAACAAATGAAGAAATCAGGGAGATTTGGAGCGCCGTTAGTGACGGCACTCCGATTTTTATAAATAAGTAA
- a CDS encoding DUF1579 family protein: MEITYKAALAVIFILAVTLSIAVTHAQTEDKPCMAPEASQFDFWVGNWQLNWKDPDGTVKTGTNVITKILGGCVIEENFTSGDGTFLGRSVSVYNPAKKIWQQTWVDNNGAYMDFTGGKDGENMYMQRKVLNKTGKEIIQKMTFTDIKESSFTWLWESSADNGATWMQIWKIQYTRN, translated from the coding sequence ATGGAAATAACATACAAAGCTGCATTAGCAGTAATATTCATTTTAGCAGTAACACTTTCAATAGCCGTTACCCATGCGCAGACTGAGGATAAACCATGTATGGCTCCTGAAGCATCGCAGTTTGATTTTTGGGTCGGTAACTGGCAGCTTAACTGGAAGGACCCTGATGGCACTGTAAAAACCGGTACAAATGTAATTACAAAAATACTGGGAGGCTGCGTAATTGAAGAGAATTTCACCTCAGGTGACGGGACTTTTCTGGGCAGGAGTGTTTCTGTATATAACCCGGCTAAAAAAATCTGGCAGCAGACCTGGGTAGATAATAACGGGGCTTATATGGATTTTACCGGCGGTAAGGACGGTGAAAACATGTACATGCAAAGAAAAGTTTTGAACAAAACTGGAAAAGAAATAATCCAGAAAATGACATTTACCGATATTAAGGAAAGCTCATTTACATGGCTGTGGGAGTCATCGGCTGATAACGGGGCTACATGGATGCAGATATGGAAGATTCAATATACAAGGAATTGA
- a CDS encoding VCBS repeat-containing protein, with translation MRYFIKTFSLSLLFLLYFPGSASAQFFVKVTDASNPIVNEPLSGNYIGTSWVDIDNDALLDLYISRSQIFKNLGNGNFIKLTNSIPFIGTVLGNSWADYDNDGFIDFFAVSTNQGAPYSHLYKNNGNGTFTKILTGSIADSSANTGWGCVWGDVNNDTYPDLFIAVASGFGGVSHQNRFFYNNGNGTFTRVDTTDITDSIDAFTVPMFSDYDQDGDIDLFIGTGPANSIGGKDYLYRNYLKEQNVPYYFNRIDTGIIGTDIVDGQNWNWIDIDNDGDLDAFLTNYSTNIRNRLYKCEGPRYYVKMTAAEVGSIVSDAGAWLGNTWGDFDNDGDIDCFITNDAGFSRYYSNNGSGFFIRIDTLAVNINGQTYGTTLADYDSDGDLDMFIAGTNATKGLFRNETNNNNKWVNINCIGSGPTTGMTNKSALGTIVKIKAVINGVPKWQIREINAQNSFNSMNMLNVHFGLHNATIIDSIIVKWGGGLQQVFTNVTPNKFYRLVEGQGLNEVIIGLSQTGTVIPIIYKLEQNYPNPFNPVTKIRFAIPGSSNVKLFVYDVTGRLVSELVNGELNAGEYETNFNAEEFTSGVYFYTMQAGNFKETKKLVIIK, from the coding sequence TTGCGGTATTTTATTAAAACTTTCAGCCTTTCACTTCTATTTTTACTTTATTTTCCGGGTTCAGCTTCAGCGCAGTTTTTTGTGAAGGTAACTGATGCTTCAAATCCAATTGTCAATGAACCGCTCTCGGGTAATTACATAGGTACGAGCTGGGTTGATATTGACAATGACGCTCTGCTGGATCTGTATATTTCACGAAGCCAGATATTCAAAAATCTCGGAAACGGAAATTTCATCAAGCTTACAAACTCGATCCCATTTATAGGAACTGTTCTTGGTAATTCATGGGCTGACTATGATAACGACGGGTTTATAGATTTCTTTGCTGTATCAACAAATCAGGGCGCGCCATACTCACACTTATATAAAAATAACGGCAACGGAACATTTACAAAAATACTAACCGGTTCAATAGCAGATTCAAGCGCAAATACTGGCTGGGGATGTGTGTGGGGAGATGTAAATAATGATACCTACCCTGACCTGTTTATTGCAGTTGCTTCAGGTTTCGGAGGTGTTTCTCATCAAAACCGCTTCTTTTATAATAACGGCAACGGAACTTTTACGCGGGTAGATACCACCGATATTACAGATTCTATTGATGCATTTACAGTTCCAATGTTCAGTGATTATGACCAGGATGGTGATATTGACCTGTTCATAGGCACGGGTCCGGCAAACAGTATCGGCGGAAAGGATTACCTTTACAGAAATTATCTTAAGGAACAGAATGTTCCATATTATTTCAACAGAATAGATACAGGGATAATCGGAACTGATATTGTTGACGGTCAGAACTGGAACTGGATAGATATAGATAATGACGGTGATCTTGATGCATTCTTAACAAATTATTCAACAAATATCAGGAACAGGCTTTACAAGTGCGAGGGACCGCGGTATTATGTAAAAATGACTGCAGCAGAAGTGGGAAGTATTGTAAGTGATGCAGGTGCATGGCTTGGCAATACCTGGGGTGATTTTGATAATGACGGAGATATTGATTGTTTCATAACAAACGATGCCGGATTCAGCAGGTATTATTCCAATAACGGCAGCGGTTTCTTTATAAGGATTGATACACTTGCAGTTAACATTAACGGCCAGACTTATGGAACAACATTAGCTGATTATGACAGCGATGGAGACCTGGATATGTTCATTGCCGGTACAAATGCAACCAAAGGACTTTTCAGGAATGAAACGAATAATAACAATAAATGGGTGAACATTAATTGTATAGGCTCGGGTCCAACCACGGGTATGACAAATAAATCGGCACTCGGTACAATTGTAAAAATTAAAGCTGTTATAAACGGCGTGCCAAAATGGCAGATACGGGAAATTAACGCTCAGAACAGCTTCAATTCAATGAATATGCTGAATGTTCATTTTGGGCTGCACAATGCGACGATTATTGATTCTATAATAGTAAAATGGGGCGGCGGGTTACAGCAGGTGTTTACCAATGTTACACCAAACAAGTTCTACCGGCTGGTTGAAGGACAGGGTTTGAACGAAGTAATTATAGGTCTTAGCCAAACAGGAACAGTAATACCTATCATCTACAAACTTGAGCAGAACTATCCTAATCCATTTAACCCTGTTACTAAAATACGGTTTGCAATTCCGGGATCTTCAAATGTAAAACTCTTTGTTTATGATGTTACCGGCAGGCTGGTTTCTGAATTGGTTAATGGTGAGCTAAACGCGGGTGAATATGAAACAAATTTTAATGCTGAGGAATTTACAAGCGGTGTATATTTTTATACAATGCAGGCAGGCAATTTTAAGGAAACGAAAAAACTGGTAATCATTAAATAA
- a CDS encoding helix-turn-helix transcriptional regulator, with translation MSVKVITQFPDLEDFRFNNRQWNRQFVEQNVILNGRFSYLYYPEHWTTLSLKFAFGGSEQYILGNMKYGVRDNTYLILNRDSIYQSLIDSDSPVESFTLNFTAKFVEDVFYSTFNNDEYLLDFPEVRDKYPVNFFQKLYHTDITLGNYVNSIRFALKSGYHDTVMLNELMHGILEHTFRVQLAASKKADELRSVKRSTRIELFNRLNKAKDYIVSNCHEPIDLDILSKVSSLCTHHFLRQFKSYTGLSPYQFLKQTRLAKARSLLENTSLSITEICQDCGYESLSSFSFLFKNTYNLSPENYRLSKKSIFK, from the coding sequence ATGAGTGTTAAAGTAATAACACAATTTCCGGATCTGGAAGATTTCAGGTTCAACAACAGGCAGTGGAACAGGCAGTTTGTTGAGCAGAACGTTATACTTAACGGAAGGTTTTCATACCTTTATTATCCTGAACACTGGACGACTCTTTCTCTTAAATTCGCGTTCGGCGGAAGCGAACAGTACATATTGGGCAACATGAAATATGGAGTTCGGGATAATACATATCTGATACTTAACAGGGATTCAATATATCAGAGTCTTATAGATTCCGATAGTCCTGTTGAATCATTTACACTGAACTTCACGGCAAAATTTGTTGAAGATGTGTTTTACTCAACGTTCAATAACGATGAATACCTTCTGGATTTCCCCGAAGTAAGGGATAAATATCCGGTGAACTTTTTTCAGAAGCTGTATCATACAGATATCACTCTTGGCAATTATGTAAACAGTATCAGATTTGCTTTAAAAAGCGGATATCATGATACCGTTATGCTGAATGAATTAATGCACGGCATACTTGAGCATACTTTCCGGGTTCAGCTTGCTGCATCAAAAAAGGCTGATGAGCTGAGATCAGTAAAACGCTCTACACGCATCGAGCTTTTTAACAGGCTCAATAAAGCAAAGGATTATATCGTATCAAACTGCCACGAACCGATAGATCTTGATATTCTTTCGAAAGTATCTTCACTCTGCACACATCATTTCCTCAGGCAGTTCAAATCATATACAGGTTTATCCCCTTATCAATTCTTGAAACAAACCAGGCTTGCAAAAGCCAGATCACTGCTTGAAAACACAAGCTTATCAATTACCGAAATTTGCCAGGATTGCGGGTATGAATCTCTAAGTTCCTTCAGTTTTTTGTTCAAAAACACATATAATCTATCGCCTGAAAATTACAGGCTCTCAAAAAAGTCAATTTTCAAATAA
- a CDS encoding DUF5063 domain-containing protein: MEYLKEIVHYFKDSDIGIGLDLEPENKVAVILTGKVNIEEIFATLSDNVTFVAENIQPYEHLKSKYSGLNLVVGDIINTNLKEKSIDFIIVNSAIIKLDWQSVRNELKRISSADGYCDVAIIDDSVNKTINNEFLEFLYAGSWYEAKEFVSNNEHKVKIYHNPIGLNEEELKVKEITDFISACEDYCKVLENYNKYSVKDFLYHIQKTLVNYYSKGFDLPNCSRGNIVKFDRNEFRDLSKFRYYLEKLSIFLKNVEPYFSNFDPYPDSDEIEEKEVTPQSLANDLSEIYHDIKSNLLVFNTNSIPDQQDAIWHLKFDWHGHTGNHWTFAVRAIHWKLQELRYED; the protein is encoded by the coding sequence ATGGAATACTTAAAAGAAATTGTTCATTATTTCAAAGATAGTGATATAGGAATAGGATTAGATTTAGAACCGGAAAATAAAGTCGCTGTAATTTTAACAGGTAAAGTTAATATTGAAGAAATATTTGCTACTCTTTCAGATAATGTTACTTTTGTCGCTGAAAATATTCAACCTTACGAACATCTTAAATCAAAATACTCAGGTTTGAATTTAGTTGTAGGCGACATAATTAATACAAATCTAAAAGAGAAAAGTATAGATTTTATTATTGTCAATTCCGCCATAATAAAACTTGATTGGCAATCTGTAAGAAATGAACTTAAAAGGATTTCATCAGCAGATGGTTATTGCGATGTTGCAATAATTGATGATAGCGTTAACAAAACAATTAATAATGAATTTTTAGAATTTCTGTATGCTGGAAGCTGGTATGAAGCAAAAGAATTTGTCTCAAATAATGAGCATAAAGTCAAAATTTACCACAATCCAATTGGCTTAAATGAAGAAGAATTAAAAGTCAAAGAAATTACTGATTTTATTAGCGCGTGCGAAGATTACTGCAAAGTTCTTGAAAACTACAATAAATATTCAGTTAAAGACTTTTTATATCATATTCAGAAAACTTTAGTGAATTATTATTCAAAGGGATTTGATTTACCGAATTGCAGTAGAGGCAACATAGTAAAATTTGATCGTAATGAATTTAGAGATCTTTCAAAATTTAGGTATTATTTAGAAAAGTTGAGTATATTTCTTAAAAATGTAGAACCATACTTCAGTAACTTTGATCCGTACCCAGATTCAGATGAGATTGAAGAAAAAGAAGTAACCCCTCAAAGTCTTGCAAATGACCTGTCAGAAATCTATCATGATATTAAATCAAATTTGTTAGTATTTAATACAAACTCGATACCTGATCAACAAGATGCAATTTGGCATCTTAAATTTGATTGGCATGGACATACGGGAAACCACTGGACATTTGCCGTAAGAGCTATACACTGGAAACTGCAGGAATTAAGGTATGAAGATTAA
- a CDS encoding prolyl oligopeptidase family serine peptidase, with translation MTLPVISFSQEVTLEYIFQDTGIVNPRPSLKFIQTDSKKIYYYADDDYDGMLSLFDMNYETGENYKYSDTGETASEFVVMPNGNAVTIISGDLYLTKDFVNSRSYTKDIRLTETDKYEYSPQVIGSYVVYRRSGNYYLVRYDSTKASSNELALTGDESDSVSYQVIDMTDSFRADNDCVLRIFAARYDNTTKRPLVFPDYNEKFVKAETKKRGISKVKLFDIAIKRAGKDSLYKVINEFVYPDSQRYSTTFAEYSTDGSKLLLDIETMDRHHRKLFIYDVVTKKVQEIYTESDPAWYERHSNSTLFIDSQTVLFESEVSGFNNLYKVNIDGTNFTPVTPGNFTVLTSVVDRTAGKVYFTANAEVPYIYNIYSADLTGGNFTKLTTAEGDAEDLKLSRDGKYLFYSHSYINKPNELYSYSLETGEEKQLTNTISPKFTAIDWNLPELITFNNEEDGQLIYGLLYKPRNFNPKKKYPLICFVHGAGYLQNVTFGFSPYRDNFMVNTFITQNDFVVLDIDFRGSMGYGKEFRNKTYRNLGYWEVSDYISGINFLDAKGFINKDKVGIYGGSYGGFTTLMAMFKHPELFKAGVSLRAVSNWKNYYYSNYWYTLARFGDLETEDVAEYYERSSPYTFAENLQGHLLMTHGMLDDNVFFQDMVQLTQKLIDNKKDFEVMIYPKEAHGFYRQTSWLDQYKRITGWFEKYLK, from the coding sequence ATGACACTACCTGTAATATCCTTCTCACAGGAAGTAACCCTGGAATATATTTTCCAGGATACAGGCATAGTAAATCCGCGCCCCTCATTAAAATTCATTCAAACTGATTCAAAAAAAATATACTATTATGCCGATGATGACTATGACGGCATGCTGAGCCTGTTTGATATGAATTATGAAACCGGGGAGAATTATAAATATTCCGATACTGGTGAAACTGCTTCAGAATTTGTGGTTATGCCAAACGGCAATGCTGTTACAATAATAAGCGGTGACCTTTACTTAACCAAAGATTTTGTCAATTCCCGCAGCTATACCAAAGATATAAGGCTGACAGAAACAGATAAATATGAATATTCACCGCAGGTTATAGGAAGCTATGTTGTTTACAGGCGCAGCGGTAATTATTACCTGGTGAGGTATGACAGTACGAAGGCAAGCTCAAATGAGCTCGCATTAACCGGCGATGAATCTGATTCTGTTTCATACCAGGTAATAGATATGACAGATAGTTTTAGGGCTGATAATGATTGTGTGCTTAGAATTTTTGCTGCCCGTTATGATAACACTACCAAACGCCCGCTTGTATTTCCTGATTACAATGAAAAGTTCGTTAAAGCCGAAACAAAAAAACGCGGTATATCAAAAGTTAAACTGTTTGATATTGCTATAAAAAGGGCCGGGAAAGATTCATTATATAAGGTTATAAATGAATTTGTGTATCCTGACAGCCAGAGGTATTCAACTACTTTCGCGGAATACTCCACTGACGGCAGCAAACTGCTGCTGGATATCGAGACAATGGACCGCCATCACAGAAAGCTTTTCATTTACGATGTTGTTACTAAGAAGGTTCAAGAGATCTATACTGAATCTGACCCTGCATGGTATGAAAGGCACTCAAACAGCACTTTATTTATTGATAGCCAAACAGTTTTGTTCGAGTCTGAAGTATCCGGTTTCAACAATCTTTACAAGGTTAACATAGATGGCACAAATTTTACACCGGTAACACCGGGAAATTTTACAGTACTTACTTCTGTAGTTGACCGGACAGCCGGTAAAGTATATTTTACTGCTAACGCTGAAGTCCCCTATATCTATAATATATATTCAGCGGATCTGACAGGCGGTAATTTTACAAAATTAACCACAGCCGAAGGCGATGCTGAAGACCTGAAATTATCACGGGACGGGAAATACCTGTTTTATTCACATTCATACATTAATAAACCGAATGAGCTTTATTCATACAGCCTGGAAACAGGTGAGGAAAAACAGCTTACCAATACTATATCACCTAAATTCACAGCAATTGACTGGAATCTGCCGGAGCTTATTACATTCAATAATGAAGAAGACGGGCAGCTGATTTACGGATTGTTATACAAGCCGAGAAATTTTAATCCGAAGAAAAAATACCCGCTGATATGTTTTGTCCATGGTGCAGGCTACCTTCAAAATGTTACATTCGGGTTTTCACCTTACCGCGATAACTTTATGGTAAATACTTTCATCACCCAAAATGATTTTGTTGTGCTTGATATCGATTTCAGGGGCAGCATGGGTTATGGTAAGGAATTCCGCAACAAAACTTACCGGAATCTTGGATATTGGGAAGTATCAGATTACATAAGCGGCATAAACTTTCTGGATGCAAAAGGTTTTATTAATAAAGATAAGGTCGGGATATACGGCGGCAGCTATGGCGGCTTTACAACACTGATGGCGATGTTCAAACACCCTGAGCTTTTTAAGGCGGGTGTATCACTGCGCGCAGTATCAAACTGGAAAAATTACTACTACAGCAATTACTGGTACACGCTTGCAAGGTTTGGTGACCTTGAAACAGAAGATGTTGCGGAGTATTATGAACGATCTTCACCATATACTTTCGCAGAAAACCTGCAGGGACATTTACTTATGACACACGGTATGCTGGATGATAATGTGTTTTTCCAGGATATGGTGCAGCTTACACAAAAGCTTATTGATAACAAAAAGGATTTTGAGGTCATGATCTATCCCAAAGAAGCTCACGGTTTCTACAGGCAAACAAGCTGGCTGGATCAGTACAAACGTATAACCGGCTGGTTTGAGAAGTATTTGAAGTAG
- the lysA gene encoding diaminopimelate decarboxylase — protein MNHFYFKDNNLYAENFLVEDLAKEYGTPLYIYSKNQILKNYREINQPLVNSKLDFINCYAIKANSNPEILKLLSEEGAGAEVASGGELYLALKFGYLRNKITFTGVGKTDEEIEYALRENIFNFTVESLQEIKVISGIAHKLGVIARISIRVNPDIDAKTHPYITTGMKENKFGIDSKDIMDVFKTASQLPNIDLIGIHSHIGSQITEVNPYIEAVKYLGDLIEKVEKMGINIRYINFGGGFGVQYKNILTHRYIPTEDDDTARYSPLGEHVESVLKMLSAYNKKLVIEPGRSLVANAGILVGKVLYTKQGELKKFIITDTGMNDLMRPCLYQAYHQVVPTTLKDTGFETVDIVGPVCETSDFLATKRSIQVMERGDRFAVLTTGAYGYSLSSNYNARLRPAEVLVDGDKQYLIREREKVEELHY, from the coding sequence ATGAACCACTTTTATTTTAAAGATAACAATTTATATGCAGAAAATTTTTTAGTTGAAGATCTTGCAAAAGAATACGGAACACCTTTGTATATTTACAGCAAGAACCAGATACTTAAAAATTACAGGGAAATCAACCAGCCATTGGTAAATTCAAAGCTTGATTTCATTAATTGCTATGCAATTAAAGCAAATTCAAACCCAGAAATCCTGAAGCTTCTCTCAGAAGAAGGCGCAGGAGCGGAAGTAGCATCAGGCGGTGAGCTTTACCTAGCCCTGAAGTTCGGTTATCTTAGAAATAAAATCACTTTCACAGGCGTTGGAAAAACTGATGAGGAAATTGAATACGCACTCAGGGAAAATATTTTTAATTTTACGGTTGAATCACTGCAGGAAATTAAAGTGATATCAGGAATTGCCCATAAGCTTGGAGTAATTGCAAGGATCTCGATAAGGGTTAATCCGGATATTGATGCAAAAACTCACCCATACATTACTACGGGAATGAAAGAAAATAAATTCGGAATTGACAGCAAGGATATTATGGATGTTTTTAAAACTGCAAGCCAGCTTCCGAATATAGATCTTATTGGAATTCATTCACATATCGGTTCTCAGATAACAGAAGTTAATCCATACATTGAAGCGGTAAAATACCTTGGAGACCTGATAGAAAAAGTTGAAAAGATGGGAATAAATATCCGCTATATCAATTTTGGGGGCGGATTCGGAGTGCAGTATAAAAATATACTTACACACAGGTATATACCCACAGAAGATGATGATACAGCAAGATACTCACCGCTTGGCGAGCATGTTGAATCAGTATTGAAAATGCTTTCTGCTTACAATAAAAAATTAGTCATCGAGCCGGGCAGGTCACTGGTTGCAAATGCAGGTATTCTTGTTGGCAAGGTATTATATACCAAACAGGGTGAGTTAAAGAAATTTATTATAACCGATACAGGAATGAATGACCTCATGCGTCCCTGTCTGTACCAGGCTTATCACCAGGTTGTACCAACAACTTTAAAAGATACCGGCTTTGAAACTGTTGATATAGTAGGCCCGGTATGCGAAACATCAGACTTCCTTGCAACTAAACGCAGCATACAGGTTATGGAGCGCGGCGACCGTTTTGCAGTATTAACAACAGGCGCTTACGGCTATTCGCTATCGTCAAACTACAACGCAAGGCTGCGCCCTGCAGAAGTTCTGGTTGACGGTGATAAGCAGTACCTGATAAGGGAAAGAGAAAAAGTTGAAGAATTGCATTATTAA